The DNA window TCTCGTTCGTCTCTGTAATCAGCTGTGAGTTCTATGGATCTTTCTGTGATATCTAGTTTAATTTTTTCCCTTTCAATACCTGGAAGATCAACATTTACAACCACAGTTTCATCTTCGTCTAAAATATCTACAGCTGGTTGGATAATGGTGCTCGGGGTGTTTTTTGGTGTGTTTGTAATGTAGCTGTCCACCATGTCACCAATTTCCCTTTGTTTTTCAAGTAGGGTGGTGTAAATATCGTTAAATACCTCTTCTGCATCATTTCTTTTCATTCTTAAATTCCTCCATCTTGGTAATTAATTCAGAAACTCCAATGCCTTCAACAGCTGATAGTTTAATTGGGTTATCAAGCTGTTCAATGTATTTATCAACAAGGGTGGTGTCTTCGACTAGATCCATCTTGTTAAAAACACACTGAATAGGTGTGTTAAAAATACTTTTAATGCCATGGTACAGTTTCATTTGACTTTCAAGTGGAAATCCTGATGTTTCTGAAGCATCGAATATGAAAAATACCAGATCTGCTAGGTGTTCCAGTGCTACCATAGCATTCAATTCAATTTCATTCATGTCGTCCACCGGCCTGTCAAGAAGTCCTGGGGTGTCTATGAATTGGTAGGGCATCCATTTATGTTCTATGTGTCCTATTTGTATTCCAGTAGTTGTGAATGGATAATCAGCTACTTTGGGTTCTGCTGATGTTAACTGTCTGAGTAGTGTGGATTTGCCCACATTTGGAAATCCTGCAATAACTGCAGTGGTTGCATCGAAGTCTATGGTTGGCATGTTCCTGAGTTTCTGCTTTGCAAAATCCAGGAAATTTAATTCGTCTTCAATCCTATAAACAACAGATGCTAACCTTCCAAAAGCCTCTTTCCTAACATTTGATGCATTTTCAGAACTTGATCTTCTCATTTTAAAGACATATTGGTTTTCAAATTTTGCTATTAGTTCA is part of the Methanobacterium lacus genome and encodes:
- a CDS encoding NOG1 family protein, giving the protein MFIPTIPTPEEVLDKSFSRAKKAANKVRGSKIPRHQKSKKTEEARIKTACQVTQETFNTILEKVPKVEDLNMFYQDYIDVVVGVDQFKKSLGALKWASELIAKFENQYVFKMRRSSSENASNVRKEAFGRLASVVYRIEDELNFLDFAKQKLRNMPTIDFDATTAVIAGFPNVGKSTLLRQLTSAEPKVADYPFTTTGIQIGHIEHKWMPYQFIDTPGLLDRPVDDMNEIELNAMVALEHLADLVFFIFDASETSGFPLESQMKLYHGIKSIFNTPIQCVFNKMDLVEDTTLVDKYIEQLDNPIKLSAVEGIGVSELITKMEEFKNEKK
- a CDS encoding Hsp20/alpha crystallin family protein, with amino-acid sequence MKRNDAEEVFNDIYTTLLEKQREIGDMVDSYITNTPKNTPSTIIQPAVDILDEDETVVVNVDLPGIEREKIKLDITERSIELTADYRDEREAEKNYLTRERYSEIIERKISLPEGLDINNTAAKFEGGVLSVTIPKIVETPMEENNFEVKVD